GTGGGGCAGGAGGAGGCCATTAGGGCCGTGGCCGATGCCATCAGGCGGGCCCGGGCCGGCCTCAAGGACCCGAACCGTCCCATCGGCAGCTTCCTCTTCCTGGGCCCCACGGGGGTGGGCAAGACGGAGCTGGCCAAGACCCTGGCCGCCACCCTCTTTGACACCGAGGAGGCCATGGTGCGCATCGACATGACGGAGTACATGGAAAAGCACGCGGTGAGCCGGCTCATCGGGGCTCCTCCCGGCTACGTGGGCTACGAGGAGGGGGGGCAGCTCACCGAGGCGGTGCGTCGCCGTCCCTACACGGTCATCCTCTTCGATGAGATCGAAAAGGCCCACCCCGACGTCTTCAACATCCTCCTGCAGATCCTGGACGATGGCCGCCTCACCGACTCCCACGGGCGCACCGTGGACTTCCGCAACACGGTGATCATCCTCACCTCCAACCTGGGAAGCCCCTTGATCCTCGAGGGCATCCAGAAGGGCTTGCCCTACGAGCGCATCCGGGAGGAGGTCTTCGCCGTGTTGCAAAAGCACTTCCGCCCCGAGTTCTTAAACCGCCTGGATGAGATCGTGGTCTTCAGGCCCCTCACCCGGGAGCAACTCCGGGAGATCGTGGAGATCCAGCTCCAAAGCCTCAGGGCCCGCTTGGCGGAAAAGCGCATCACCCTCACCCTCACCGAGGCCGCCAAGGACTACCTGGCCGAGCGGGGCTATGACCCCGTCTTCGGGGCAAGGCCCCTGAAGCGGGTGATCGCCCGGGAGCTGGAAACCCCCCTGGCGGTGAAGATCCTGGCCGGGGAGGTGAAGGAGGGGGATACCGTGGTGGTGGACACGGGTCCTGCAGGCCTGGTCTTCCGCACCTCCGAGCGGGTTGAGGCCTGAGAAAGGAGGCGGCATGAGGGTGGTGGAAGTCCTGCAAAAGGCCTACCAGGATGAGCTTCTGGATGCCCTGCGGGCGGAGCGGGCGGCGGAAAGGATACCCTACCCCCACCTCCGGGCCCTCCTGGAGGAGGTGGCCCATAGGGAACGGGCCCATGCCGAGGCCATCGCCGAAACCCTGCGCCGCCTGGGGGCCTCCCTTCCCCCCATGCCCAAGGTGGAGGAGGAGGGATGGGAGGCGCTTCTCCGCCTCCTTTCCGAGGAGGGGTTTGACCGGGCCTACTACCTGGAAAGCACCTTCCCCGAGCCGGACCTCGAGGCCCTCTTTACCCGGTTGGGCCAGGAGGAAAGGCTCAACCAGGAAGCGGTGCGCAAAGCCGTGGCCCTCTTAGGAGGTGGCTTATGATCGGAAAGGAAGAGATTCGGCGCCTGAAGGAGACCCTGGCCATGGCAGAGGGACCGATCCTCTCCCTCTACCTGGACATCAACCCCGCCAAGCCGGAAAACGCCAACCGGGCCTACGCCCTAAGGGCCAAGGACGCCATGAAGGCCCTGGGCGTGCCCCAGGAACTGGCGGACAAGGTCCTGGAAGTGCTGAAAAACCAGGTGCTAGAGGCCAAGACCGCCGTCTTCTTTGCCAAGGACAAGCTCTTGGAAACCCTCCTGCTCCAGGTGGAGCTACCCCTGGTCTCCAGCCTTAAGACCACCTTCCTAGGGGAAAAGGAAAGCCGCTTCTTTACGGACGGGGCTCTGGCCCACTACGGCGAGCCCTTCCTCCTCCCCCTTATCTACGCCCTGGACGAGTACGAGCGCTACGGGGTGGTCTATTTGGACCAGGAGCGCTGGCGGGTTTTTGAAATCTTCCTGGGTGAAGTCCAGGAGGTGAGCGACGCCTTCTTGGCCTTGGACACCGAGGCTTGGCGGCGGCTTTCCCTGGATGCCCCGGGGCGCCGCTTCAACCTGGCGGGCATCTCCCGGGGCGGGGCAGGCCAGGACCTCTTCGCCAAGCGCCTGGCCGCTTGGGAAGAACGTTTTTACAAGACCTTAAGCCACGAGCTGGAGAAACTTGCGGAGGAACACGGGTTCACCCGCCTCATCCTCATGGGCCCCGAGGAGCACACCAAGCTTTTCCTGGGCTACCTGCCGAAACGCCTTAAGGAAAAGGTGGTGGCCCTTCTTCCCTCCCTGCCCCATCCCGGGGTCAGCCCCGGCCAGGTACTCAAGCGGCTGGAGCCTGTCCTGGAGGAGATGGAGCGCAAGGGCGAGGTAGAGCTACTCAAGAAGCTGGAGGAAGCCTATCCCAAGGTGGCCTTCGGCCCGGAAGTCCTGGAAAGGGTTCAGGAAGGCCGGGTGGAGCTTTGGGTGCTTCCCTGGCACCTGGACCAAACCGTGTACGCCTGCGAGGGGATCTTCTTCCCCGACGAGGCCCGGGCCCTGGCCCACTGCCAAAACCCCGAGGCCAAACCCCTGGCCGTGGTCCTGCCCGAGCTGGCCACGGGCTACGCCGCCAAGCTGGAGTTCGTACGGGGCGAAGCGGAAAAAGAGCTTCTGGAGCGCGGGGGTATGGCCGCGCTCCTGAGGTGGTGAAAGGAGGTGAGGAGAATGGTTCGGTTTGATCCCTTTAGGGAGCTGGAGGAGTTGCAGGAGCGTTTGGCAAGGGCTTTCGGCGCCACCCCCCAGCAGGGGCCCAGGGTGTACGCCCCGCCGGTGGACGTGATGGAGGACGAGGCAGGCCTTCACGTGCTGGTCTACCTTCCCGGGGTGGATCCGGAGAAGGTGGAGGTGGTAGCCGAGGAAGGCGTCTTGTCCGTGAAGGCGGAGCGGCCCTTTGAGAAGCGGGAAAGCGTGGCCTACCACCGCCTCGAGGGCCCCTACGGCACCTTCGCCCGGAGCTTCAACGTGCCCAGCACCTTTGACCTCTCCCGGGTTCAGGCCCGCTTCCGCCACGGGGTGCTCCACCTCACGGTGCCCAAGGCCGAGGCAAGCAAGCCCAAGAAGATCCAGGTGCAGGTGGAATAGGAGGTGAGCTATGCGGCGGACCACGCGGTACATCCTGGCCACCTCTAACCCCATGGGCGACCTCGAGGCCCTGGAGAAGCTGGTGAAGCTGGCCCCGGAAACGGGGGCGGACGCCCTCGCCCTGGTGGGCAACCTCATGCCCAAAACGGCGAAAAGCCGCGACTACGCCGCCTTTTTCCGCATCCTCGCCGAGGCCCATCTCCCCACCGCCTACATCCCCGGCCCCCAGGACGCCCCCATCTGGGAATACCTCAGGGAGGCCGCTAACATCGAGCTGGTGCGGCCCGAGATGCGCAACGTCCACGAGACCTTCACCTTCTGGAAGGGCCCCTACCTGGTGGCGGGCGTCGGGGGGGAGATCGCCGAGGACGGCGAGCCCGAGGAGGAGGAGGCCCTGCGCTACCCCTCCTGGGTGGCGGAGTACCACTTGAAGACCCTCTGGGACCTTAAGGACTACCCCAAGATCTTCCTCTTCTACACCAACCCCTACCACAAGGGCCTTGGGGAAGGGGGGTCCCACGAGGTGGCCCACCTGGTGAAGACCCACAACCCCCTCCTGGTGATCACCGCCGGCAGGGGCCAGAAGCACGAGATGCTGGGGGCAAGCTGGGTGGTGGTGCCGGGCGACCTTTCCGAGGGCGAGTACAGCCTCCTGGACCTGAGGGCAAGGAAACTGGAAACCGGGAACGTGCGCTAAGTACCTGGGGCCTCGCCTGAGGGCGGGGCCCCACATCTTTCTTAAGAGGAGGTTAAGATGCTGGAGAAACTTTGGCCCTTCGGTAGGAACCGGGTGCGCAAAGCCTTTGAGGAGGCCCTAGAGAAGGTTTTCAAGGAGGAGGGCGAAACCCTCGAGCCCCTCTCGGAGCTTTCCGAGCACGAGGACCACTACCTGTTGCGGGTGGAGGTCCCGGGCCTGGGCCCCGAGAACCTGGAGGTGCGCCTGGAAGGGGACCAGCTGGTGGTGGAAGGGGAAAAAAGGGAGGAAAAGCGCACCAAGCACCTTTCCGAGATCGTCTACGGGCGCATCTACCGCTCCTACCTCCTCCCCAAGGACGCCAAGAAGGAAGGTATCGAGGCCAAGCTGCGCAAAGGGGTGCTGGAGGTGCGAATCCCCCGGGAGACGCGCCCGCCCGAGCCCCCTGTGAAAATCCCCGTGCAGGAGGGGTAAAGGCCCCACCAACCCTGGGCCTTCCGCCTTGGAGCTCAAGCCCGTGCTGGACGCCCTAGCCTCCTTGCCTCCCTTGGACCTGGAGATCTCCGAGGACGTCCGCACCCTGCTTCCCGAGGTGGCTGGAGCTTTGGTGGTGGCCTACGCCCGGGTTCTCAAGGAGCTAGACCCTAGGCTTAAGAACCCCCAGACCGAACACCATGAGCGGGCGGAGCGGGTATTTAACCTCCTTCTCTGAAATGAGCCAGGACCTACTCCTTTCCCTCTACCGCCGGGCCACCCGCCTGGTCTTCAACCTGGTGGTGGTGGCCCTTCTCATCGGTCTCTTTGTGGGGGTGGGGCGCACCTTCATGGAGCTGGGCCTCACCTTGAGCGAGCCCACGGTGCGCCTGGGCCTTAAGGAGCTGGTCACCAACGTCCTGAGCCTGGTCATCGTTCTGGAGCTGGTACGGGTCTTCGTGGAGTACTTTGAGTTGGAAAGGGTGCGCCTCGAGGTCCTCCTGGAGATCGGCGTGGCCTTGGCCCTGCGGGAGCTTCTCCTCCTACTTTTCGCCGAGAAGCTCTCGGGCTTGGACCTTTTCTTCTGGACCCTGGGCATCCTAGCCCTGGTGGCCGGGCGGACCCTGGCGGTGCAGTTTTCCCCCAGGAGGCGACCATGAGGGTGGAGGAAGCGGTTCTTCCCGGCGTGGGGCGGAAGTACACCATCACGGTGCAAAGCGGCGACCGAATCGTCATCGTGGTCCACCACTCGGGCAAGCGGGAGGTGCAGTACTTCGAGGCGGGGGAGGAGGACGAGCCCACCATGGCCCTGGACCTCACCGACGAGGAGGCCCGGGAGCTTGGGGCCATCCTGGCTGGGGTGCTCTTCCACCCCGAGGCGGTGGGGGACACCCAGAGCAAGCTTGGGCAGAAGGTCATTGAGTGGATCAAGGTCCTTCCCGGATCCAAGCTGGTGGGCAAGCGGGTGGGGGAGCTCGCCCTGCCCCCTGGGGCCCACCTCCTGGCTGTGGACCGCCCCGGGGCTCCCCTCATCCCTAACCCCAGCCCCGACACCCTCCTGGAAACAGGGGACACCCTGGTGGTGGCGGGAAACCGCGAGGCGGTGGAAGCCCTGAAGAGGACCCTCTGATGCACCCTTCCGTGGAAGCCTTTGCCCTGGCCGCAGGGCTTTTAGCCCTGGGAGCAGCCTTGGTCCACCGCTTTGGCTTTCCCCCTCTGCCCATCTACCTCCTCACGGGGTTGCTGGTGGGGCAACGCCTGCCCGTAGAGGACCTGGAACCCCTACCCTCTCTAGGCCTCCTCCTCCTCCTTTTCTCCGTGGGGATGGAGTTCGGTCCCGACCGGCTTAGGGGGTTATCCGGAAAGGCTGTCCAGGCGGGTTTTTACGATGCCTTAGCCCTACCCTTGGGCTTCCTGCTGGGGCTTTTGGCAGGGCTAGACCTCCGCGGCGCCGCCCTGCTGGCCGGGGCCATCTACGTAAGCTCCAGCGCGGTGATCGTCAAGCTGATCATCGACCTGCGCCGGGCGGCCAACCCCGAAAGCGAGGTGGTCCTGGGGGTTTCCGTCCTCGAGGACCTGGTGATCCTGGTCCTCCTGGCCCTTCTGGGGGGCCAGGGGCTCCACGGCTTCCTCCTCAGCCTACTGCTGGCGGTGGTGTACCTGGGCTTGGCCCGTCTCCTTGGCCCCCACCTGGCGAAAGTCATGGAGGGACTCTCCGACGAGCTGGTCCTCCTCCTGGGGGCAGCCTTTACCACGGGGACAGCCCTGCTTTTCCAGATGGCCGGGGCCTCGGTGGGGCTTGGCGCCTTCTTGGCGGGAAGCCTGGCCGCCTCCTTGGGACTTCGCGAGCGGTTTGAACGGCTCTTCGGTCCGGTGCGAGACCTTGGGGTGGCCCTTTTCTTCCTGGTGGTGGGGGCTAGCGCCCGGGACCTTTTCCAAGGCCTGGCCCCGGCGGTGGTGATCCTGGCCCTTCTAGGCCTTTTGGTCAAGCTTCCCCTTAACTACCTGGGGGGTGCCCGGGCAGGGCTTTCCCGCAAGCGCCGGCTCTATAGCGCCCTTTACCTGGTACCCCGTGGAGAGTTCAACCTGGTCCTGGGTGCCCTGGCCCAGGCGCAAGGCTATCCCTTGGTGGCCCAAGTAGCGGTGCTCTTGGTGCTCCTATCCGTCCCCTTGGGGGCCCTCCTCATTCGCTTCGCCCCTGAGCTTGGCCGGCTCCTTCTGCGCGAGGCCCCAAAGCCCCGCCGCCCCGCCCGCTCCCATTAGGCCTGGCCCAGGCTCTTTCCCTGCTATATGCTCTTCCCATGGAAATCTTCTTCCAGCTTTTCTGGCTCTTCTTTATCCTTTCCGCCCTCACCCCCTATCTGCAGCAGCAGATGCTCCTCGGGGCCAGGGCCCGGAAGATCGCAGAGCTAGAGCGGAAGCGGCAAAGCCGGGTCATCACCCTCATCCACCGCCAGGAAGCCGTGAGCTTTTTGGGCATCCCCATCAGCCGCTTCATCAACATCGACGACTCGGAGCAGGTCCTGAGGGCCATCCGCCTCACGGACAAGAACGTGCCCATAGACCTCATCCTCCACACCCCAGGGGGCCTGGTCCTGGCGGCGGAGCAGATCGCCGAGGCCCTCTTGCGCCACCCCGCCAAGGTCACCGTCTTCGTGCCCCATTACGCCATGTCCGGGGGAACCCTTATCGCCCTGGCCGCCGACGAGATCGTCATGGACGAAAACGCCGTCCTGGGCCCCGTGGACCCCCAGCTCGGCCAGTATCCGGCGGCCAGCATCCTCAAGGTGCTGGAGAGGAAGCCCATCCAGGAGATCGACGACCAGACCCTGATCTTGGCGGACGTGGCGGAAAAGGCCCTCAAGCAGGTGAAGGCCACGGTGAAAAACCTGCTTCTCAAACGCATGCCCGAGGAGAAAGCGGAGGAGGTGGCCACCCTCCTCTCCCAAGGCACCTGGACCCACGACTATCCCATAGACGTGGCCCAGGCCCGGGAGATGGGCCTTCCCGTGAGCACGGAGATGCCCCGCGAGGTCTACGAGCTCATGGACCTCTACCCCCAGGCCCAGGGGGGAAAGCCCAGCGTCCAGTACGTGCCCGTACCCTACCGCCACCAAGAACACGGGAGGCCTTAGGTGTTTCCCCTCTACGACATCAACCACGCCCGCAGGCCCGCCTTCGTGGTGAAGGGGCTGGTGTTAGCCAACGCCCTGGTCTTCCTGTGGCAACTCTCCGTGGGTCTGGAGTGGTCCGCCCAGGCCTACGGCTTTGTCCCTGCCCTCTTCTTCCAGGATCCCCTCGGGCAAGGGTATCGCCTACTTACCAGCATGTTCCTCCACGGGGGTTTTTTTCATATCCTCTCCAATATGTGGTTCCTCTGGGTCTTCGGGGACAACGTGGAGGACCGCATGGGCCACGGGCGCTTCCTCGTTTTCTACCTCCTGGGGGGGCTGGCCGCTGCCTTGGCGCAGGGGCTTTTCTCCCTCAGCTCCCCCATCCCCATGATCGGGGCCAGCGGGGCGGTTTCGGCGGTGTTGGGGGCGTATTATGTCCTCTTTCCCAGGGCCTACGTGGTCTCCGTGATCCTCCTCATCTTCCCCCTCTTCGTCACCTTCCCCGCGGGGTTCTACATAGGATACTGGGCCTTTCTTCAGCTCCTGCAGGGGCTTTTGGGCCTTCCTGGGGTGGCCTGGTGGGCCCACCTGGGGGGGTTCCTTTTCGGCGCCTTCATGGCCCGGCGCTTTGCCCCTAGGTGGCGGCGCTGGTAAACTTTAGCCCATGAAGGTAGACGAACTCATGACCCCAAACCCCGACACCATCGGGCCAGAGGCCACCCTCGAGGAGGCCGCCCGGTACATCCTGGAGAAACGCTATGGTAGCCTTCCGGTGGTGGACCAAGAGGGGCATCTGCTGGGGCTACTCCAGGTGGAAGAGCTCCTCCCCCACCCCGAGAACATCCCCTTCTCCGATGTGGAAGCCCTGCAGCTTTTCGGGGAGTGGGTGGACGGGGATTTTTTGGAGGATATCTACCGGCGCTACCAGAAAACCCCGGTAAAAGCGGTTATGCGCACGGATATCCCCCGGCTGCATCCCGAGGATTCGGTGGGAAAGGCTTTGGAAACCCTCCTCACCAGCGAGGTACGCCACCTGCCGGTGGTGGACCAAGGCAATAGGGTGGTGGGCATCCTCACCCGAAGCGACTTCCTCAAGCTCATCCTGAGGAGGCGGTGATGCACGGAGCCCAGCACATCCTAGAAGTTTTTTACCTCGTCCTCGCCACCCAAGTGGTGGCCTTCCTCTTCAAGCGCCTCAACCAACCTGTGGTCATCGGGGAGGTACTGGCGGGCGTTCTCATGG
The Thermus neutrinimicus genome window above contains:
- a CDS encoding ferritin-like domain-containing protein; this encodes MRVVEVLQKAYQDELLDALRAERAAERIPYPHLRALLEEVAHRERAHAEAIAETLRRLGASLPPMPKVEEEGWEALLRLLSEEGFDRAYYLESTFPEPDLEALFTRLGQEERLNQEAVRKAVALLGGGL
- a CDS encoding VLRF1 family aeRF1-type release factor, with translation MIGKEEIRRLKETLAMAEGPILSLYLDINPAKPENANRAYALRAKDAMKALGVPQELADKVLEVLKNQVLEAKTAVFFAKDKLLETLLLQVELPLVSSLKTTFLGEKESRFFTDGALAHYGEPFLLPLIYALDEYERYGVVYLDQERWRVFEIFLGEVQEVSDAFLALDTEAWRRLSLDAPGRRFNLAGISRGGAGQDLFAKRLAAWEERFYKTLSHELEKLAEEHGFTRLILMGPEEHTKLFLGYLPKRLKEKVVALLPSLPHPGVSPGQVLKRLEPVLEEMERKGEVELLKKLEEAYPKVAFGPEVLERVQEGRVELWVLPWHLDQTVYACEGIFFPDEARALAHCQNPEAKPLAVVLPELATGYAAKLEFVRGEAEKELLERGGMAALLRW
- a CDS encoding Hsp20/alpha crystallin family protein: MVRFDPFRELEELQERLARAFGATPQQGPRVYAPPVDVMEDEAGLHVLVYLPGVDPEKVEVVAEEGVLSVKAERPFEKRESVAYHRLEGPYGTFARSFNVPSTFDLSRVQARFRHGVLHLTVPKAEASKPKKIQVQVE
- a CDS encoding heat-stable protein, whose product is MRRTTRYILATSNPMGDLEALEKLVKLAPETGADALALVGNLMPKTAKSRDYAAFFRILAEAHLPTAYIPGPQDAPIWEYLREAANIELVRPEMRNVHETFTFWKGPYLVAGVGGEIAEDGEPEEEEALRYPSWVAEYHLKTLWDLKDYPKIFLFYTNPYHKGLGEGGSHEVAHLVKTHNPLLVITAGRGQKHEMLGASWVVVPGDLSEGEYSLLDLRARKLETGNVR
- a CDS encoding Hsp20/alpha crystallin family protein, with amino-acid sequence MLEKLWPFGRNRVRKAFEEALEKVFKEEGETLEPLSELSEHEDHYLLRVEVPGLGPENLEVRLEGDQLVVEGEKREEKRTKHLSEIVYGRIYRSYLLPKDAKKEGIEAKLRKGVLEVRIPRETRPPEPPVKIPVQEG
- a CDS encoding phosphate-starvation-inducible PsiE family protein, translated to MSQDLLLSLYRRATRLVFNLVVVALLIGLFVGVGRTFMELGLTLSEPTVRLGLKELVTNVLSLVIVLELVRVFVEYFELERVRLEVLLEIGVALALRELLLLLFAEKLSGLDLFFWTLGILALVAGRTLAVQFSPRRRP
- a CDS encoding cation:proton antiporter regulatory subunit, producing MRVEEAVLPGVGRKYTITVQSGDRIVIVVHHSGKREVQYFEAGEEDEPTMALDLTDEEARELGAILAGVLFHPEAVGDTQSKLGQKVIEWIKVLPGSKLVGKRVGELALPPGAHLLAVDRPGAPLIPNPSPDTLLETGDTLVVAGNREAVEALKRTL
- a CDS encoding cation:proton antiporter, with the translated sequence MHPSVEAFALAAGLLALGAALVHRFGFPPLPIYLLTGLLVGQRLPVEDLEPLPSLGLLLLLFSVGMEFGPDRLRGLSGKAVQAGFYDALALPLGFLLGLLAGLDLRGAALLAGAIYVSSSAVIVKLIIDLRRAANPESEVVLGVSVLEDLVILVLLALLGGQGLHGFLLSLLLAVVYLGLARLLGPHLAKVMEGLSDELVLLLGAAFTTGTALLFQMAGASVGLGAFLAGSLAASLGLRERFERLFGPVRDLGVALFFLVVGASARDLFQGLAPAVVILALLGLLVKLPLNYLGGARAGLSRKRRLYSALYLVPRGEFNLVLGALAQAQGYPLVAQVAVLLVLLSVPLGALLIRFAPELGRLLLREAPKPRRPARSH
- a CDS encoding SDH family Clp fold serine proteinase, whose translation is MEIFFQLFWLFFILSALTPYLQQQMLLGARARKIAELERKRQSRVITLIHRQEAVSFLGIPISRFINIDDSEQVLRAIRLTDKNVPIDLILHTPGGLVLAAEQIAEALLRHPAKVTVFVPHYAMSGGTLIALAADEIVMDENAVLGPVDPQLGQYPAASILKVLERKPIQEIDDQTLILADVAEKALKQVKATVKNLLLKRMPEEKAEEVATLLSQGTWTHDYPIDVAQAREMGLPVSTEMPREVYELMDLYPQAQGGKPSVQYVPVPYRHQEHGRP
- a CDS encoding rhomboid family intramembrane serine protease, which translates into the protein MFPLYDINHARRPAFVVKGLVLANALVFLWQLSVGLEWSAQAYGFVPALFFQDPLGQGYRLLTSMFLHGGFFHILSNMWFLWVFGDNVEDRMGHGRFLVFYLLGGLAAALAQGLFSLSSPIPMIGASGAVSAVLGAYYVLFPRAYVVSVILLIFPLFVTFPAGFYIGYWAFLQLLQGLLGLPGVAWWAHLGGFLFGAFMARRFAPRWRRW
- a CDS encoding HPP family protein → MKVDELMTPNPDTIGPEATLEEAARYILEKRYGSLPVVDQEGHLLGLLQVEELLPHPENIPFSDVEALQLFGEWVDGDFLEDIYRRYQKTPVKAVMRTDIPRLHPEDSVGKALETLLTSEVRHLPVVDQGNRVVGILTRSDFLKLILRRR